From Vanrija pseudolonga chromosome 1, complete sequence, a single genomic window includes:
- the mdmC gene encoding O-methyltransferase MdmC, with protein MSIPNDAQHPSPLAHAPAATRALLARLHEQSLAQESGFDLRAVPSEQFKAAVSDKFIALDEDKCQFVYQLLRASGARRIVEAGTSYGVSTIYLALAASENAAALGGQPLVVGTEHEEAKADQARAYWAESGTDAVKAIDLRVGDLRETLKTGLGDIDFLLLDIWTPMALPALKLVQPHLRPGAVIVADNPITSAKGYTELFDYVRAPGSGFSSINVPYSNGLEMIVYYPPNK; from the exons ATGTCTATCCCCAACGACGCGCAGCACCCGTCGCCGCTAGCgcacgcgccggcagcgacccgcgcgctcctcgcgcggctGCACGAGCAGAGCCTGGCGCAGGAATCGGGCTTTGACCTGCGCGCGGTCCCGAGCGAGCAGTTCAAAGCGGCCGTAAGCGACAAGTTtatcgcgctcgacgaggacaagtgCCAGTTCGTGTACCAGCTCCTtcgggcgagcggcgcgcggcgcatcgTCGAGGCTGGCACGAGCTACGGCGTGAGCACAATctacctcgcgctcgcggcgtccgagaacgccgcggcgctgggcgggcaGCCGCTCGTCGTTGGCaccgagcacgaggaggccaaggcggacCAGGCGCGCGCTTACTGGGCCGAGAGCGGCACGGACGCCGTCAAGGCCATCGACCTCCGCGTTGGCGACCTCCGCGAGACGCTCAAGACTGGTCTTGGCGATATCGACTTTTTGCTCCTTGACA TCTGGACCCCCATGGCCCTCCCcgcgctcaagctcgtccaGCCCCATctccgccccggcgccgtcatcgtcgccgacaaccCCATCACCTCGGCAAAGGGATACACCGAGCTGTTCGACTACGTCCGCGCGCCTGGCTCGGGATTCAGCAGCATCAACGTGCCGTACAGCAACGGCCTCGAGATGATCGTCTACTACCCCCCAAACAAGTAA